A genomic stretch from Lathyrus oleraceus cultivar Zhongwan6 chromosome 2, CAAS_Psat_ZW6_1.0, whole genome shotgun sequence includes:
- the LOC127122316 gene encoding uncharacterized protein LOC127122316, with the protein MQQREKETFREYAQRWREIAAQVVPPMEEKEMTKVFLKTLDTFYYERMIASAPTDFTDMVNMGVRLEEAVREGRLVREGSSSSSGAKRYDGFMKKKEQETNAMSYNHPRRINYPYHSQHQHIAAVTPIITSAPVQVQYPQQRTNRFQQNTQYQQQHQPQQHQHQLQQRPPQQQRRTNFDPIPMSYAELYPALITKNLVQPRPRPPVPEVLPWWYKPKVSCPFHQNAPGHDLDNCFALKLEVQKLTRAGILTFKIMGPNVKDNPMPSHGPSSVNNIEVCLNEQRVTKIEEIRQSLVEIHSVLCAHGLFQHNHQICGTCSVSSRGCRKIQDDLQGVLDQGLIQISRQVSSPESQEQEVNVIIPCFNIPEKVEIAYHPREPVVICPPGPMPYTSDKAVPYRYAATIIENGKEVEIKTLASVTNIAANSRMTRSGRVFAPPVIPSRSVEKDPVVVVPVTREAEGQTSNSTLDKETDELLRIIKLSDYKVVDQLLQTPSKISILSLLLNSAVHREALLKVLDQAFVEQDITAEQFNNVVGSITSCNGLGFYDEELPEEEKSHNFALHISANCQGDSLSNILIDTGSSLNVMPKSTLLKLKYKGGQMRHSGIIVKAFDGSRKTVIGEVDLPIGIGPHVFQITFLVIDIVPTYSCLLGRPWIHEAGAITSTLHQKLKFVKNGQIVTVNGEQAMLISHLSSFSVIEVDETVVQTPFQALTIDDYKKSEGSIASFKDAQQIVKTGPTEMWGKVIELPENVNHAGLGFVDGKQVQTSVVRPFKDIFHSGGFINMVAVEEDTFEGKTEDEGPRFVTPGEDLY; encoded by the coding sequence ATGCAACAAAGAGAAAAGGAGACATTCCGTGAATACGCGCAAAGGTGGCGCGAAATTGCAGCACAGGTTGTTCCACCtatggaagaaaaggagatgacgaAAGTGTTCTTAAAGACTCTTGATACTttttattacgagaggatgattgCAAGCGCTCCTACAGACTTTACTGACATGGTAAACATGGGAGTCCGTTTAGAGGAAGCAGTTCGAGAAGGGCGTCTAGTTAGAGAAGGAAGTTCATCTTCAAGCGGGGCAAAGAGGTACGACGGTTTTATGAAAAAGAAGGAACAAGAAACTAATGCTATGTCCTATAATCATCCAAGAAGGATCAATTATCCTTACCATTCCCAACACCAACATATAGCAGCCGTGACTCCAATAATCACTTCCGCTCCAGTTCAAGTCCAATACCCTCAGCAGCGTACCAACCGCTTCCAACAGAAtactcagtatcagcaacaacatcaacctcaacaacatcaacatcagtTACAACAACGTCCACCACAGCAACAAAGAAGAAccaattttgatccaattccgatgtcatatgcagaattgtatccagCTTTGATCACTAAAAACCTTGTGCAACCACGACCACGACCTCCTGTACCAGAAGTGCTACCTTGGTGGTACAAGCCAAAGGTATCTTGTCCCTTTCATCAGAATGCTCCAGGTCATGACTTAGACAACTGTTTTGCTTTAAAGTTGGAAGTACAGAAGTTGACAAGAGCAGGTATCCTGACCTTCAAGATCATGGGTCCCAATGTGAAGGACAATCCAATGCCAAGTCATGGTCCTTCATCAGTGAACAATATAGAAGTTTGTCTCAATGAACAACGTGTTACGAAGATAGAGGAGATTCGGCAGTCTTTGGTTGAAATTCATTCTGTTTTATGTGCTCATGGTCTATTCCAACATAACCACCAGATCTGTGGTACATGTTCAGTCAGTTCAAGAGGTTGTAGAAAGATTCAAGATGATTTGCAAGGCGTCCTTGATCAGGGTTTGATTCAGATTTCTAGACAAGTGAGTTCTCCAGAATCACAAGAACAAGAGGTGAATGTCATCATTCCTTGCTTCAACATTCCAGAGAAAGTAGAGATAGCTTATCATCCGAGGGAGCCAGTGGTGATTTGCCCTCCGGGCCCAATGCCTTACACTTCAGATAAAGCGGTCCCCTACCGCTATGCAGCAACTATTATTGAGAACGGTAAAGAGGTCGAGATTAAAACCTTAGCCTCAGTTACCAATATCGCAGCAAATAGCCGAATGACGCGCAGTGGCCGCGTGTTCGCTCCGCCGGTTATCCCAAGTAGAAGTGTTGAGAAAGATCCAGTAGTCGTGGTACCAGTGACAAGAGAAGCAGAAGGGCAAACAAGCAATTCAACCCTTGACAAAGAAACAGATGAACTACTCAGAATTATCAAGCTCAGTGACTACAAAGTGGTAGATCAGTTGCTacagacaccgtcaaaaatctcgaTCCTGTCCTTATTATTGAACTCAGCTGTCCACAGAGAAGCACTACTGAAGGTGCTTGATCAAGCCTTTGTAGAACAGGATATAACAGCAGAGCAGTTCAACAATGTTGTAGGCAGCATCACTTCGTGCAATGGCTTAggcttttatgatgaagaactgCCAGAAGAAGAAAAGAGTCACAACTTCGCTCTCCATATCTCAGCCAATTGTCAAGGGGATTCTTTGTCTAATATCCTAATTGACACCGGTTCATCTCTGAATGTCATGCCCAAGTCTACCTTGTTGAAGCTAAAGTACAAAGGGGGGCAAATGCGGCACAGTGGAATTATTGTGAAAGCGTTCGATGGATCAAGAAAAACAGTCATTGGAGAAGTTGATTTGCCTATTGGTATTGGACCACACGTATTCCAGATCACTTTCCTGGTTATCGACATAGTCCCAACTTATAGCTGTCTGCTCGGAcgcccatggattcatgaggcgggTGCCATTACATCCACGttacaccaaaagttaaagtttgtcaagaatgggcAAATAGTGACGGTTAATGGGGAGCAGGCTATGCTGATTAGCCACCTTTCATCGTTTAGTGTGATAGAAGTAGACGAGACGGTTGTTCAAACTCCATTTCAGGCCCTGACCATCGATGATTACAAGAAAAGTGAAGGTTCAATCGCGTCATTCAAAGACGCCCAGCAGATTGTCAAGACAGGTCCTACAGAAATGTGGGGCAAGGTGATAGAGTTGCCAGAAAACGTTAACCATGCAGGATTAGGCTTTGTTGATGGAAAACAAGTGCAAACTTCAGTGGTGCGACCTTTCAAAGATATCTTTCACAGCGGTGGGTTTATCAACATGGTAGCAGTTGAGGAGGATACTTTTGAGGGAAAGACAGAAGACGAAGGCCCCAGATTTGTGACACCagga